A genomic region of Mus musculus strain C57BL/6J chromosome 7, GRCm38.p6 C57BL/6J contains the following coding sequences:
- the Eid2b gene encoding EP300-interacting inhibitor of differentiation 2B produces the protein MSELPGESRIPDLSPMNGVGDVLQVGLGGGSPVPEAQEDPLATASQPMAPAPGLAPGQFPGVAGLMAIPHVHAPLLLLELYEQRMFQHYLHTNPLIPTRLLHEIEERRRLFVEGCRAREAAFDANPPQMDSHARAFMLALTASDARGPNAD, from the coding sequence ATGTCCGAGCTTCCCGGAGAGAGCAGGATCCCGGACCTGAGCCCCATGAACGGCGTCGGCGACGTCCTGCAGGTGGGACTGGGCGGAGGCAGTCCGGTCCCCGAAGCCCAGGAAGACCCGCTGGCCACAGCCTCCCAGCCCATGGCGCCGGCCCCGGGCCTGGCTCCCGGGCAGTTCCCCGGCGTGGCGGGCCTGATGGCGATCCCGCACGTCCACGCGCCGCTCCTCCTCCTAGAGCTGTACGAGCAGCGGATGTTCCAACACTATCTGCACACCAACCCCCTGATCCCCACCAGGCTGCTCCACGAAATCGAGGAGCGCCGCCGGCTGTTCGTGGAGGGCTGCAGGGCCAGGGAGGCGGCCTTCGACGCCAACCCCCCGCAGATGGACTCGCACGCCCGCGCCTTCATGCTGGCGCTCACGGCCTCCGACGCCCGCGGCCCCAACGCCGACTGA